A window of the Mesorhizobium opportunistum WSM2075 genome harbors these coding sequences:
- a CDS encoding nitrite/sulfite reductase: MYRYDEFDHDFVQARVAEFSDQVQRRLSGEITEDQFRPLRLMNGVYLQLHAYMLRIAVPYGTLNGKQLRMLGHIARKYDKGYGHFTTRQNIQFNWPALSDIPAILADLASVEMHAIQTSGNCIRNVTADHFAGAAADEVADPRPYAEILRQWSSVHPEFSFLPRKFKIAVTGAERDRAAIQTHDIGLHLKKNAAGELGFAVYIGGGQGRTPMVARKIRDFLPEADLLSYCTAILRVYNLYGRRDNKYKARIKILVHETGVEEITRQVEAEWQELKDAELKLPDADIRAIEAYFAPPALTDRPDGDETVKLARLDSRGFSEWLDQNVVTHRHPDYAAVTISLKGIGEVPGDASDSQMEAVADIAEKYAFDELRVSHEQNLILPHVARADLKAVYDALVDIGLATANSNLISDIIACPGLDYCALATARSIPIAQEISRRFASLERQREIGELKLKISGCINACGHHHVGHIGILGVEKKGSELYQVTLGGSADENTSVGEIIGRGFSSEEITDAIEQIVDTYLGLRLNPQEKFIDAYRRVGPAPFKEALYAGEAKAA, encoded by the coding sequence ATGTACCGTTACGATGAGTTCGATCACGATTTTGTCCAGGCCCGCGTCGCCGAGTTCAGCGACCAGGTCCAGCGCCGGCTGTCCGGCGAGATCACCGAGGACCAGTTCAGGCCGCTGCGGCTGATGAACGGCGTCTACCTGCAGCTGCATGCCTACATGCTGCGCATCGCGGTGCCCTATGGCACGCTGAACGGCAAGCAGCTGCGCATGCTCGGCCACATCGCCCGCAAATACGACAAGGGCTATGGCCATTTCACCACGCGCCAGAACATCCAGTTCAACTGGCCGGCGTTGTCGGACATCCCGGCGATCCTGGCGGATCTCGCAAGCGTCGAGATGCACGCCATCCAGACCAGCGGCAATTGCATCCGCAACGTCACCGCCGACCATTTTGCCGGAGCCGCCGCCGACGAGGTCGCCGATCCGCGCCCTTATGCGGAAATCCTGCGCCAGTGGTCGTCGGTGCATCCGGAATTCTCGTTCCTGCCGCGCAAGTTCAAGATCGCGGTGACCGGTGCCGAGCGCGACCGCGCGGCCATCCAGACGCATGACATCGGCCTGCACCTGAAGAAGAATGCCGCCGGCGAACTGGGCTTTGCCGTCTATATCGGCGGCGGCCAGGGCCGCACGCCGATGGTGGCCCGCAAGATCCGCGACTTCCTGCCGGAAGCCGATCTTCTGTCCTACTGCACGGCGATCCTGCGCGTTTACAACCTCTATGGCCGCCGCGACAACAAGTACAAGGCACGCATCAAGATCCTGGTGCACGAGACCGGCGTCGAGGAAATCACCCGCCAGGTCGAGGCCGAGTGGCAAGAACTGAAGGACGCGGAGCTGAAGCTGCCGGATGCCGACATCCGCGCCATCGAGGCTTATTTCGCGCCGCCGGCGCTGACGGATCGGCCGGACGGCGACGAGACGGTCAAACTGGCACGTCTCGATTCCAGGGGCTTCTCGGAATGGCTCGACCAGAACGTGGTGACGCATCGCCATCCCGACTATGCGGCGGTGACGATCTCGCTCAAGGGCATCGGCGAAGTGCCGGGCGACGCTTCGGACAGCCAGATGGAAGCGGTCGCCGACATCGCCGAGAAATACGCTTTCGACGAGCTTCGCGTCAGCCATGAGCAGAACCTGATCCTGCCGCATGTGGCGCGCGCCGACCTCAAGGCCGTGTATGACGCGCTGGTCGACATCGGGTTGGCGACGGCCAATTCCAATTTGATATCGGACATCATCGCGTGCCCGGGCCTCGACTATTGCGCGCTGGCCACGGCGCGCTCGATCCCGATCGCGCAGGAAATTTCGCGCCGCTTCGCCTCGCTGGAGCGGCAGCGCGAGATCGGCGAGTTGAAGCTGAAGATTTCCGGCTGCATCAACGCCTGTGGCCACCACCATGTCGGCCATATCGGCATCCTCGGTGTCGAGAAGAAGGGCTCCGAGCTCTACCAGGTGACGCTGGGCGGCTCGGCCGACGAAAACACGTCGGTCGGCGAGATCATCGGCCGCGGCTTCTCGTCGGAAGAGATCACCGACGCCATCGAGCAGATCGTCGACACCTATCTCGGCCTTCGGCTCAACCCGCAGGAAAAATTCATCGACGCCTACCGCCGAGTCGGTCCCGCGCCGTTCAAGGAGGCGCTCTATGCTGGCGAAGCCAAGGCCGCTTGA
- a CDS encoding host attachment protein — MIKLKHGIWIMVADGEKALFLRNAGDNKFPDLQVVQEMEQENPPTREQGSDSPGRYNDGPSVHRSAVEDTDWHRIGKERFADEIVDRLYKLAHGGEFNEIVLIAPPMVLGSMRKKLHKEVEEKVVAEIPKTLTNHAIPEIEAMLRAA; from the coding sequence ATGATCAAGCTGAAGCACGGTATCTGGATCATGGTGGCTGATGGCGAAAAGGCACTTTTCCTCAGGAACGCCGGCGACAACAAATTTCCGGACCTCCAGGTCGTGCAGGAGATGGAGCAGGAAAATCCGCCCACGCGCGAGCAAGGCAGTGACAGTCCGGGTCGCTACAATGACGGTCCCTCGGTGCACCGCAGCGCGGTCGAGGACACGGACTGGCACCGCATCGGTAAGGAACGCTTCGCCGACGAGATCGTCGACCGGCTCTACAAGCTCGCGCATGGCGGCGAATTCAACGAGATCGTGCTCATCGCGCCGCCAATGGTGCTCGGATCCATGCGCAAGAAATTGCACAAGGAGGTCGAGGAAAAGGTTGTCGCCGAAATCCCCAAGACGTTGACCAACCACGCCATACCAGAGATCGAGGCCATGCTGCGGGCCGCCTGA
- the cysG gene encoding siroheme synthase CysG, with product MPHTAPKLNAFPVFVRVEGEAVAIVGGGEEALAKARLVGQSSAVLRIIAQDAEPELLAFIAQTGANHVAAAYDVAQLEGAVLVFAASGEEALDRRVAGDARTLGIPVNAVDRPELCDFFTPALVNRAPVAIAIGTEGAGPVLAQILRSRIDRMLSPSLGRLAALAASFRAAAERLPKGNIRRRFWSDFFGGAPARAVEAGELSQAHEAATDLLLSNAPVSGHIALVGAGPGAEDLLTLRAHRLLMEADVIVHDALVPEAVVAMGRRDAERLPVGKRKGCHTKSQAEINALLVELGRQGKRVVRLKSGDPLVFGRAGEEMAALRDAGIAYEVVPGVTAAFAAAADFELPLTLRGVSSSMVFTTGHDLKGNSLPDWAKLAISGATVAVYMGRSVAAEVAGRLIEAGLSPDTAVAVVENASLANRRRFHGTLADLPSLEARADLSGPVMTIIGDAVAGANFERSEPLAAHTHEGVAKATSEKVQS from the coding sequence ATGCCGCACACCGCCCCCAAGCTCAATGCCTTCCCCGTCTTCGTGCGGGTCGAGGGCGAAGCCGTGGCCATTGTCGGCGGCGGCGAGGAAGCGCTGGCCAAAGCGCGGCTGGTCGGACAGTCGAGCGCGGTTTTGCGCATCATCGCCCAAGACGCCGAACCGGAGCTGTTGGCTTTCATCGCCCAGACCGGCGCGAACCATGTCGCGGCGGCTTACGACGTGGCGCAGCTCGAAGGCGCGGTCTTGGTGTTTGCCGCCAGCGGCGAAGAGGCGCTGGACCGCCGGGTCGCCGGGGACGCGCGCACGCTGGGCATTCCAGTCAACGCCGTCGACCGGCCGGAACTTTGCGATTTCTTCACGCCGGCGCTGGTCAACCGTGCGCCGGTCGCCATCGCCATCGGCACCGAGGGTGCCGGCCCGGTGCTCGCCCAGATATTGCGCAGCCGCATTGACCGCATGCTGTCGCCGTCGCTCGGCAGGCTTGCGGCGCTTGCCGCTTCGTTCCGTGCCGCCGCCGAGAGACTGCCCAAGGGCAATATCCGCCGCCGCTTCTGGAGCGACTTCTTTGGCGGTGCGCCAGCGCGTGCCGTCGAGGCGGGCGAGCTTTCGCAGGCGCATGAAGCCGCGACCGACCTGTTGCTGTCGAACGCACCGGTCTCGGGCCACATCGCCCTGGTCGGCGCTGGTCCCGGTGCCGAGGATCTTCTGACGCTGCGGGCGCATCGCCTGCTGATGGAGGCCGACGTCATCGTCCATGACGCACTGGTGCCGGAGGCGGTCGTTGCCATGGGCCGCCGCGACGCCGAGCGCTTGCCGGTGGGAAAGCGCAAAGGCTGCCACACCAAGAGCCAGGCCGAAATCAATGCGCTGCTGGTCGAGCTCGGCCGCCAGGGCAAGCGCGTCGTGCGGCTCAAGTCGGGCGATCCGCTGGTGTTCGGCCGGGCCGGCGAAGAGATGGCGGCATTGCGCGATGCCGGCATCGCCTATGAGGTGGTTCCCGGCGTCACCGCGGCCTTTGCCGCCGCCGCCGATTTCGAACTGCCGCTCACTTTACGCGGGGTTTCATCGTCGATGGTGTTCACCACCGGCCACGACCTCAAGGGCAATTCATTGCCCGACTGGGCCAAGCTCGCGATTTCCGGCGCCACCGTCGCCGTCTACATGGGCCGCTCGGTTGCGGCCGAGGTTGCCGGCCGGCTGATCGAGGCCGGCCTGTCGCCGGACACGGCGGTCGCCGTGGTAGAGAATGCCAGCCTCGCCAACCGCCGCCGCTTCCACGGCACGCTGGCCGACCTGCCGTCGCTGGAAGCGCGCGCCGATCTCTCCGGGCCGGTCATGACCATTATCGGCGACGCCGTCGCCGGCGCCAATTTTGAACGTTCAGAGCCGCTTGCGGCACACACGCATGAAGGCGTGGCCAAGGCCACCTCCGAGAAAGTTCAGTCATGA
- a CDS encoding DUF2849 domain-containing protein, producing the protein MKILTANRLSDGIAVWYADGGWAETVDHADLAHDKADEDRLEAIGAKAYADNEVVDVNLIDAEVVGGMVEPVRLREKIRAAGPTIRNDLGKQAAKQSTWAA; encoded by the coding sequence ATGAAGATACTGACCGCCAACCGCCTGAGCGACGGCATCGCCGTGTGGTACGCCGATGGCGGCTGGGCCGAGACGGTGGACCACGCCGACCTTGCTCATGACAAGGCGGACGAAGACCGCCTGGAGGCGATCGGCGCCAAGGCCTATGCCGACAATGAGGTGGTCGACGTCAACCTGATCGACGCTGAAGTCGTCGGCGGCATGGTCGAGCCGGTGCGGTTGCGCGAGAAGATCCGCGCCGCAGGTCCGACCATCCGCAACGATCTCGGCAAGCAGGCCGCCAAGCAGTCGACGTGGGCGGCCTAA
- a CDS encoding phosphoadenylyl-sulfate reductase, translated as MLAKPRPLDHIADVDDGAAAKAAGLDALYGHLNALEIIERSASDLFHDEIAAVSSFGADSAVLLHMISEIDRTLPVIFLDTGKHFEETLGYRDALVADFGLTNIRVIKPEEAALERIDPTGNLHQSNTDACCNVRKVEPLARGVAPFRAWFTGRKRFQASTRAALPVFEAVGPRIRINPLAHWTTSDQADYMRAHALRENPLVAYGYLSIGCFPCTQPVQPGEDARSGRWAGHAKTECGIHLSGLEVSLTDASL; from the coding sequence ATGCTGGCGAAGCCAAGGCCGCTTGACCATATAGCCGACGTCGATGACGGCGCCGCCGCCAAGGCGGCGGGGCTCGATGCGCTCTATGGTCACCTGAACGCGCTCGAGATCATCGAACGATCGGCGAGCGATCTGTTTCACGACGAGATCGCGGCCGTGTCGTCCTTCGGGGCGGATTCGGCCGTGCTGCTGCACATGATCTCGGAGATCGACCGTACACTGCCTGTCATCTTCCTCGACACCGGCAAGCATTTCGAGGAGACGCTCGGCTACCGCGACGCGCTCGTCGCCGATTTCGGGCTGACCAACATAAGGGTGATCAAACCCGAGGAAGCGGCGCTCGAGCGGATCGACCCGACGGGCAATTTGCACCAGAGCAATACCGATGCCTGCTGCAACGTGCGCAAGGTCGAGCCGCTGGCGCGTGGCGTTGCACCGTTCCGTGCCTGGTTCACCGGGCGCAAGCGCTTCCAGGCCTCGACGCGCGCCGCACTGCCGGTGTTCGAGGCGGTCGGTCCGCGCATCCGCATCAATCCGCTGGCGCACTGGACGACATCGGACCAGGCGGACTACATGCGTGCGCATGCGCTGCGCGAAAATCCGCTCGTCGCCTATGGCTATCTGTCGATCGGCTGTTTCCCGTGCACGCAACCGGTGCAGCCGGGCGAGGACGCGCGCAGCGGCCGCTGGGCCGGCCATGCCAAGACCGAGTGCGGCATTCACCTGTCGGGGCTGGAAGTATCGCTGACCGACGCATCCCTGTAG
- a CDS encoding cation:proton antiporter, producing the protein MPHDTPLIATIVAGLGLAFVFGALANRFRIPPLVGYLIAGVLVGPNTPGFVADAGVANELAEIGVILLMFGVGLHFSLKDLLSVRAIAVPGAIVQIGFATALGAGLSWMLGWSMGAGVVFGLALSVASTVVLLRALQERRLIETERGRIAVGWLIVEDLAMVLALVLLPALAGALGGQEQADVHASGLLSLPPSYGIWGVVGITLAKVAAFVVVMLVVGRRVIPWILHYVAHTGSRELFRLSVLAIALGVAFGAAKLFGVSLALGAFFAGMIMSESELSHRAAEESLPLRDAFSVLFFVSVGMLFDPFSLVSNGLPILATLAIIVIGKSLAAFVIVVAFGYPLATALMISASLAQIGEFSFILAELGVGLKLLPEQGRDLILAGAILSIVLNPLMFLVVDWMKPWLEARAARTAVPADAKPVGPATEPGQVASVASTSKNEDGPPPKTALTGHAILIGYGRVGGLVGAALRDAGLPFLVIEDADKTLAKLKADGVETVAGNAANAEVFAAANPEGARQLILAIPNAFEAGQVVLRARAANPGINVVARAHSDAEVEHLKGLGADTVIMGEREIARGIVEEVLGRKPEAAEPSAA; encoded by the coding sequence ATGCCGCATGACACGCCCCTTATCGCCACCATCGTCGCCGGTCTGGGGCTGGCTTTCGTCTTCGGGGCTCTCGCCAATCGTTTCCGCATTCCGCCGCTGGTCGGTTATCTCATAGCCGGCGTGCTGGTCGGGCCGAACACGCCCGGCTTCGTCGCCGATGCCGGCGTCGCCAATGAATTGGCCGAGATCGGCGTCATCCTGCTGATGTTCGGCGTCGGCCTGCATTTCTCGCTCAAGGACCTCTTGTCGGTCCGCGCCATCGCCGTGCCCGGCGCCATCGTCCAGATCGGCTTTGCCACCGCGCTCGGCGCCGGCCTTTCCTGGATGCTCGGCTGGTCGATGGGCGCGGGGGTTGTGTTCGGCCTGGCGCTGTCGGTCGCCTCGACCGTGGTGCTGCTGCGCGCGCTTCAGGAGCGCCGGCTGATCGAGACCGAGCGCGGCCGCATCGCCGTCGGCTGGCTGATCGTCGAGGATCTGGCCATGGTGCTGGCGCTGGTGCTTTTGCCGGCCCTCGCCGGCGCGCTTGGCGGCCAGGAACAGGCGGATGTGCACGCAAGCGGGCTGCTGTCGTTGCCGCCGAGCTACGGCATCTGGGGCGTCGTCGGCATCACGCTGGCCAAGGTCGCCGCCTTCGTCGTCGTCATGCTCGTGGTGGGCCGCCGGGTCATTCCCTGGATCCTGCACTATGTCGCCCACACCGGATCGCGCGAGTTGTTCCGCCTCTCGGTGCTGGCCATTGCGCTCGGCGTCGCTTTCGGCGCCGCCAAGCTGTTCGGCGTCTCGCTGGCACTGGGCGCCTTCTTCGCCGGCATGATCATGAGCGAGTCCGAGCTCAGCCATCGCGCGGCGGAAGAATCGCTGCCACTGCGCGATGCTTTCTCGGTGCTGTTCTTCGTCTCGGTCGGCATGCTGTTCGACCCGTTCAGCCTGGTCAGCAACGGCCTGCCGATCCTGGCGACGCTCGCCATCATCGTCATCGGCAAGTCGCTGGCGGCGTTCGTCATCGTCGTCGCCTTCGGCTATCCCCTGGCCACCGCCTTGATGATTTCGGCAAGCCTTGCCCAGATCGGCGAATTCTCCTTCATCCTGGCGGAACTCGGCGTCGGTTTGAAACTTCTGCCGGAACAGGGCCGCGACCTGATCCTGGCCGGCGCGATCCTGTCGATCGTGCTGAACCCGCTGATGTTCCTTGTCGTCGACTGGATGAAGCCGTGGCTGGAGGCGCGTGCCGCCAGGACCGCGGTACCGGCCGACGCAAAGCCGGTTGGTCCGGCGACGGAGCCGGGCCAGGTCGCCTCGGTTGCCTCGACCTCCAAAAATGAAGACGGTCCGCCGCCGAAGACGGCGCTCACCGGCCACGCCATCCTGATCGGCTATGGCCGTGTCGGCGGCCTCGTCGGCGCCGCGTTGAGAGACGCTGGACTGCCCTTCCTCGTCATCGAGGACGCCGACAAGACGCTGGCGAAGCTGAAGGCGGACGGCGTCGAGACCGTCGCAGGCAATGCGGCCAACGCCGAAGTCTTCGCCGCCGCCAATCCGGAAGGCGCCAGGCAGCTGATCCTGGCCATTCCCAATGCGTTCGAGGCCGGTCAGGTCGTGCTGCGTGCCCGCGCCGCCAATCCCGGCATCAACGTCGTCGCCCGCGCCCATTCCGACGCCGAAGTCGAGCATCTCAAGGGGCTCGGCGCCGACACGGTGATCATGGGCGAGCGCGAGATCGCGCGCGGGATCGTCGAAGAGGTGCTCGGCCGCAAGCCGGAGGCGGCTGAACCGTCTGCTGCCTAA